A single Macaca fascicularis isolate 582-1 chromosome 13, T2T-MFA8v1.1 DNA region contains:
- the SEMA4F gene encoding semaphorin-4F isoform X5 produces MNGPFRELKHDCNRGLPVMDNDVPQPRPGECITNNMKLRHFGSSLSLPDRVLTFIRDHPLMDRPVFPADGHPLLVTTDTAYLRVVAHRVTSLSGKEYDVLYLGTEDGHLHRAVRIGAQLSVLEDLALFPEPQPVENMKLYHSWLLVGSRTEVTQVNTTNCGRLQSCSECILAQDPVCAWSFRLDECVAHAGQHRGLVQDIESADVSSLCPKEPGERPVVFEVPVATAAHVVLPCSPSSAWASCVWHQPSGVTVLTPRRDGLEVVVTPGAMGAYACECQEGGAARVVAAYSLVWGSQRDAPSRAHTVGAGLAGFFLGVLAASLTLLLIGRRQQRRRQRELLARDKVGLDLGAPPSGTTSYSQDPPSPSPEDERLPLALAKRGSGFGGFSPPFLLDPCPSPAHIRLTGAPLATCDETSI; encoded by the exons ATGAACGGTCCCTTCAGAGAACTAAAACATGACTGCAACAGAGGACTTCCTGTCATGGACAATGATGTGCCCCAGCCAAGACCTGGAGAG TGCATCACCAACAACATGAAGCTCCGGCACTTTGGCTCATCTCTCTCCCTGCCTGACCGTGTACTCACCTTCATCCGGGACCACCCACTCATGGACAGGCCAGTGTTTCCAGCTGATGGCCACCCCCTGCTGGTCACTACAGATACAGCCTATCTCAGAGTCGTGGCCCACAGGGTGACCAGCCTCTCAGGGAAAGAGTATGATGTGCTCTACCTGGGGACAG AAGATGGACACCTCCATCGAGCAGTGCGGATCGGAGCTCAGCTCAGCGTTCTTGAAGATCTGGCCTTATTCCCAGAGCCACAGCCAGTTGAGAACATGAAATTGTACCAC AGCTGGCTCCTGGTTGGCTCCCGTACTGAGGTGACACAAGTGAATACAACCAACTGTGGCCGTCTCCAGAGCTGCTCAGAATGCATCCTGGCCCAGGACCCAGTCTGTGCCTGGAGCTTCCGGCTGGATGAGTGTGTGGCCCACGCTGGGCAGCACCGAGG GTTGGTCCAAGACATAGAGTCAGCAGATGTCTCCTCTTTGTGTCCCAAAGAGCCTGGAG AACGTCCAGTAGTGTTTGAAGTTCCCGTGGCTACAGCTGCGCATGTGGTCTTGCCGTGTTCTCCAAGCTCAGCATGGGCATCCTGTGTGTGGCACCAGCCAAGTGGAGTGACTGTACTCACCCCTCGGCGGGATGGACTGGAGGTGGTGGTGACCCCAGGGGCCATGGGCGCTTATGCCTGTGAATGTCAGGAGGGTGGGGCAGCCCGTGTGGTAGCAGCTTACAGCTTGGTGTGGGGCAGCCAGCGAGATGCCCCGAGCCGGGCCCACACAGTGGGGGCGGGACTGGCTGGCTTCTTCCTGGGGGTTCTCGCAGCATCCCTAACTCTCCTTCTGATTGGTCGGCGTCAGCAGCGACGGCGACAGAGGGAACTTCTGGCTAGAGATAAGGTGGGCTTGGACCTGGGGGCTCCACCTTCTGGGACCACAAGCTACAGCCAAgaccctccctccccctctcctgaAGATGAGCGGTTGCCCCTGGCCCTGGCCAAGAGGGGCAGTGGCTTTGGTGGATTCTCTCCACCCTTCCTGCTTGATCCTTGCCCAAGCCCAGCCCACATTCGGCTAACTGGGGCTCCTCTAGCCACATGTGATGAAACATCCATCTAG